In Cydia amplana chromosome 5, ilCydAmpl1.1, whole genome shotgun sequence, the genomic window agttccagtgaaattccgcaacatggcgcacccacaatagatcctggttcacctatacggccgtacctctttgttttgcttgacttggcgggggcactgccgtgcccccagatctctTTTTCGctccttggtgcggtgcggtagtgtgttacgttTATTAACATTTGTCCAaggacaaaaaaaaagaaatgtcaAAAAAGTGTGGTCCTTTGTCCGTGTCGTACGCAcgcatttgtaaataaatatattaaatatttttataatactcAAATTCAAAATGACTATTGAGTTTCGAGGTTTTGAAAAGAATTCTTCAGATGAAAGCGGCAGTGACTCTAGCGAAGATTATGCTACGGATGATGATAACGGTACATGGTACAGCACGTAATTTTAATATAACCTACACTACAAGTACTTCTGAAGTATGTTTTATTACGCACCTGTGTACAAAACACATTGTGTcatatataaaatttatatatttaatgggCCAATTGGGTCACAGAAACTCCAAAGTCCAAGATCATGAAGACGTAGAAAGGGAAAAGCACTCTGTTAGAGGTAACAtgtttagtgttgagtcgctcacccgtgaggcacctcatttgtaccactcattttgttaatttgtcgcagtacttcgtaccgcaaaaatgtctcacttcactcctctattcattttacttgattctaaaattatctttctcctaaaagttctattcttaacctccagaattgcactccaattaaatgttactatttatttatttataaaggaagtgatgaatacataaatatgtatatacattaaatatttttgtcgccgttggaattaatggaatagtcgacgctaaaaatatgctagtacctcacctcatttgaagtaagacattgtaacacctcattttagaaaatgaggtactcatacaaactcattttaaatttatgtcctacccatcactaaacaTGTTGTCACACAGGTTTGCACGCTGTTCCCGTAAGGtctaaattacattatttaaaatttactgCCACAAGTTTCACGTGTACAGTGCAACTTCTGGAGCAACTACACCAAAAAAGTCAGTGCTCTGCGTGTCCAGTACAACAACGCCTTCAGGGGTTTGTTGGGGCTGCCCTGACGATGCAGCGCGTCGGGAATGTTCGCAGAGTGGACAACAGCGCGTCTGGGGCAGCACTAAAACTCTCCTGAAGGTGATTGCACAAATGGTTGATAGCCCTCTAACTCACTGGATGTCAACACATGTTCAATCCAATGAgcattatataattatgttccacTAACATTACCAtttacttttattgttttttttttttctttgttactTACTAATATAGTCTTGGTAGACAAAAATATGGATACCtgatgtctgaaataaatatattcattttcataaaCGCATTATGCATACATATACACTGGGATTACATTTCATAATATTGAGGCTAGGGTGTGTTTTGATCAACATTTTTTAAGACTCAAAATAGCCCTCCCTTTTCAACACTCCAACTTGAGTTCTACATGAATTAACTTGACAGATGTTTGGTTTCCAGATAGCACTGGCAACAATGACCAAGACATGAGTGGTAATGAAGCTTGTGAGCTGGAAACACAAGAagtggaagatgatgatgatgatgaggaggATGAAGTGGTTAAGGCGATAAAAGCTGAGAAAAATAAACCACGAGATCATCCTCCTACCATAACTTCTGAGGACTTCATTGTAGACATTTCATTTAATCCTGCAAAAAATTTGATTGCTCTAGCCAATATTATGGGAGATGTCTTATTGTATGAGTACAATGATGATGAAACAAAACTTGTTAATACGTTGGAATTGCATCTGAAAGCATGCAGAGATGTAGAATTTGATTCTGAAGGTACAACTATGTACACCACTGCAAAAGTAAGTATTTcaggtaaatataattattttcaccacactaactcgtaaaggctctctttattcaTCAAAAACTGATAAGGAAGTTGCAATTTATCctcaagagtggcaaagtaatttggtGCAAATTTTGAGTGGTTTCCACATGTGGGCTGGTGTAATTAAATTTTAGTGTAGTGATGAttatgaatgataaatatttaatacatcCATACATTTATTTGCATTtgatttgtaatatttatataGAATAGACTTCCTAGGCTATATCCACCATATAGGTACTATAATTTTGTTTCGGTCTCCACTTGTCTCaaattaaattctttatttGTGTTTGCAGGACAAGGCTATAATGGTAACAGATGTTGAAACGGggaaattaaagaaaaactaTGAAAATGTACATGATGAACCTGTCTATTCTATGCTATGTTTAGACAATAACAAAATTGTAACAGGTAAGAGAGATCTAAAATTAATTAGGGTGCCATCCAAGGTGAGCCACTAATGCCAGTACAAACACCTCAgtaccagtacaatttaaccCTATGTTAACTTTCAACTCCAAGTTAGTCTTATCTGGAAGTCATCATAAAATCTAATACTCATGGTCCTACTTGTCACACAAGAGTAGGAGGCAGCTATCTAATGTGGTAATTGCTATCTGTATTATTTTCTCAGGACTATAAGCTGAAAAAGGGGTCCCATGGCGTGCCATGGCCCTCTCGATTCGGCACCTTGTACCATTTCACTGCTTACTCCACTCCTTACTCCATTCCTAGGTCGCTCCCTgaataagtacataaaataaatcagAAAACCTAGaagataaaaaaaccggccaagtgcgagtcggactcgcgttccaagggttccgtacattaagtccgactcacgcttgactgcacatttcaaaagcccgcgcggctgccgcgcgagccaatgttcgatagtttgccgcgcgatatggagacggggcttaggttttcctgtcatctataggtaaagaactattttgtgtatttttttcaaaattttagacccagtagtttgggagataaggggggggaatggtaatttttttgcctgttttcttgaataactgctaaactattaatcctaaaattataaaaaatatatatttgagatccttacaagctctttcatttgatatgcaacacgatatagtttgaaaaactttattatttaattttctcatttaccccccaaacatggcctccatatttacacgtccatctttgggttgcaatcttacatatgtgtgccaaatttcaacttaataattggtccagtagtttcgaagaaaataggctgtgacagacggactgacagacagacacacgagtgatcctattagggttccgtttttttttccttttgaggtacgaaatCCTAAAAACAGGTTAAAATAGGTCATACATGTAAAAACTCATTAAAATTTACAGGGGATGATGGAGGTACTGTCAAACTTTGGGACATGAGAAAGCCTGATCCCATATTTAGTATAAAAATTGGTGAGGAACATGTAGCAGACATGATCACCACTGATGCACGGAAACATTTGGTGTGTGCCGGTGGAGACGGTGTATTGACATCTATTGATCTAAAAGGAAGGTAAGACTGACAGTATGGTCATTTATCaatcactagctgttgcccgcgacttcgtacgcgtggatttgtatattggtggttatatattctacattagcttagaacattatacagcaaaagatcgcagtaggacggttaatcatttgttaattattaatattatacaacgcatgagacttgtctttcacaacctacgaagtttcaagcccctaactgaataaaattgttctcgatatactCTCTcatctcaacccccttagaagattttcatgtcctctatttaataaaacctactacttaactacctatttacgaagtttgaagttcctagctttaaataaaatttgaaccctatacaaactttcaacacctttttaaccattttaggggatgaatttttaaaaatgctgaaattacttttcttgtattttaatacttatatgcctttatacaacgattcaagtcccgcactcaaataaatgtttgacctccatacaaatcttcaacccctttttcaccaccatggggatgaattatcaaaaactctgaaattagttttcttctcttgtgatgaaatacctttttacgaagtctcgaattcctagcttaaaataaaatttgaaccccatacaaactttcaacccctttttaacccttttaaggga contains:
- the LOC134648031 gene encoding WD repeat-containing protein 55 homolog, with the protein product MTIEFRGFEKNSSDESGSDSSEDYATDDDNDSTGNNDQDMSGNEACELETQEVEDDDDDEEDEVVKAIKAEKNKPRDHPPTITSEDFIVDISFNPAKNLIALANIMGDVLLYEYNDDETKLVNTLELHLKACRDVEFDSEGTTMYTTAKDKAIMVTDVETGKLKKNYENVHDEPVYSMLCLDNNKIVTGDDGGTVKLWDMRKPDPIFSIKIGEEHVADMITTDARKHLVCAGGDGVLTSIDLKGSKIYSTSEDYDSELTCMGLFRSDTKLLVGSSKGKMYLFNWKEFGLHSDEYIGQKHSISCMIPITQNIVVTSGEDGVLRAAHMFPQRQLGIVGQHRLPVECLDISHDGCYIASCSHDNDVKFWNISYFETIDSIIDVSQKQNKKKDMSNNLPSSSVKNASDFFSGLA